The following proteins are co-located in the Doryrhamphus excisus isolate RoL2022-K1 chromosome 15, RoL_Dexc_1.0, whole genome shotgun sequence genome:
- the LOC131103077 gene encoding retinoic acid-induced protein 1 isoform X1, which yields MLPDTLTPLPSFPSHLSSPLCLQTKEVMQSFRERTGGYHSNQPCYQQEPHELSRLETYRQHPHHAHPQLPHPGPGPHPGPGPGHSRSAYEARSLVNTASMSASTGAVTGGAPKDCYSQHQAYPGYPGNGGGIGNGGSTPSQAKKPYRGSKIPLPNSSLQSHGGYSNQMGTGTYSAQYMSGGHLQQKWEDPAQMTQYEQEMVGRMEAGGPPAPNSSSQYMDQNMLGHSQSQCHQPSTPSYSSPHHQSHPTNPSPSPLMYPQGHLHYPQPSPSPSPYIEKCSPMPHCYKGYNIPPSSQYGRQMSSHTNLKQGAYRTSQSSYNYQHSRGYEQPPPMQPMGNSQESHPKYQHFNQPQQNYCLSELSVRSPEQYYQTCSPSSSHSPARSVGRSPSYSSTPSPLMTNPESFQYGQPPMTPGAASSSSSSSAGMQEQGGSAAMLLPPRSHPSPSVPHAAPHSFTSTLQGPSMKERFSEKLLSNPSLWSLNALTSQVENISNNVQQLLLSEALVANKKASKRNSGGSNSSSGSAASSKKGEDYKSPYTESVGGPIQDLYSTVQHQTMPMELHEGGYSSSSDEQLDRGYYHSSQGRSPAQPPNNTHLNVDTTSSCSMTSPDDVSTRSGDSGLHTFTPDPIGCQSVQGGDATPAKSVGDERSPISVTIPSPMKHDNDSSSDLQHINEPIKENFEESAWTEKSAYTETKDKTIDYERDDLTKTIAKEEKWSDDEKFHYSLVNKGVAEKDFCYVDTAYEEGVQRKYDPDSLEQSPAACSDSSHNFGQEMKEEAYKSESSVASESSLKALPFIPASDLERDQYAEKEDSSDTPQIEALEEKKSNNTDSRELVEAEQREAEADKQEEELEERKQHPLSPPLSDKVTQEPEENINQSLTSELMNNRQGSEKPSGDLCNRTENQRAELHNDNELAGVPVHPNVATEAPDASSRESGIGDTAPQPQSAMPVFSALNDKTTATPTQSRDHIDHSDAKVLEPDSPQLPGKSILPSAPSWADTPPSPKKGDEDMEPGISCSSAVTPLAKPEPMAPSAQPRAFGRKHARGRRRMMHSGAAIRRQISSEREEEKEEETLALQKPCRPPSKTMLFSDQTDLTDQESIASQTPKMLTEAFSSRMCTRSFNATDLPSKVEAHLKRKPGPKPGPKPGLKNASKLGPKPGGKPGPKPGLKPGSKPGPKPGPKPGPKAVPSTPDPSEKIETLGKRKPGPKPGLKIGSKPGPKPGSKPGPKPGLKSADVLPPADNITIKAPVGRPKGSISKAKQVQQEELSQHFTGPQARGRKNIKSTVSQLNQEEKTPNCMKAQENENKNMILRSRKPSQTKALKEKEKIIHKQSLTDLTEIETVDICLKRGECLIVEQPPDTIRKIEPIPSEHTPLVLSENTEETTTLPLKCQSPMDTSTIPVKKKRGPKPKPKPLQPQTTLVEHIFSTSQEGDIQGSRRKREPLTKESEIHHLSKQMPSNVNETDVSDVAVVPPQCPTKTKVLPPRKGRGQKYEAMVQKITSPSSKKYLQTPQIEINLNDEATTKDFSMHVLKDGESSIPVNGTEMMESEMKNRQECAKLEEGALRKDVKEETEKQEISPDASLPDDLRDTVVEEGVASENTIQDHHKRNIRSPTMEAQVDLGSRDEWTQQAQALLFTDGSKSSKRKRWAMVESTDASVIALEADNLIVTTPRLAKQKAIKNNHEMHLKQKRKRKGLVASEEPEATKEIKVETADVTANEVIAFSESTLPNSSDDIKEFPNGSGPQVVQKSRRGRKPSTNPAKRKRGKSLPDETSDKPVKVYKKPGPKPGMKDALEVIEAVVRAAGCEQDEKEKGQYENEVGNFKTEDKDYSLQGPAEKNSGANSVKRIRSKPIPQHPMYFCPYVRINNSRDFSSWCAIVNKPEDAQVFQRRRKKGILRMRNPFTVAKVVPHTAAMLQGPSVKPHLTERHLTCCLCGKPSNYRDLGDLCGPYYTEDGIPRKILTSQPYREIPENRDEEEPTTSSQTDEKESNTEVSPQEDRNQRHHHWPYRRVQRRERTHREGVPRRLTLRERLKRMKQLQVGYSNDQDSLFQRLQQEAEAGEHWAHENCAIWTKGVIMVAGRLYGLKEAANNATQMNCDKCQIAGASLSCCWKSCSHKYHYVCAKEIGCTFHEDDFSIKCPKHEDL from the exons ACACCCTTACCCCCCTCCCCTCGTTCCCATCTCACCTATCCTCCCCGTTGTGCTTACAGACGAAGGAAGTTATGCAGTCCTTCCGTGAGCGCACCGGTGGTTACCACAGCAACCAACCCTGCTACCAGCAGGAGCCCCATGAATTATCACGCCTGGAGACGTACCGACAACACCCGCATCACGCCCACCCTCAGCTCCCCCACCCGGGTCCTGGTCCACATCCAGGCCCGGGACCGGGTCATTCGAGGTCGGCCTATGAGGCACGTTCGCTCGTAAACACTGCAAGTATGTCTGCAAGTACAGGAGCAGTAACGGGAGGCGCACCTAAGGATTGTTACAGCCAACACCAAGCCTACCCTGGATACCCAGGGAATGGTGGCGGGATTGGTAATGGAGGTTCAACACCCTCGCAGGCAAAGAAACCTTACAGAGGAAGCAAAATCCCTCTACCAAATTCTAGTCTACAGAGTCATGGGGGCTACAGCAACCAGATGGGCACCGGGACCTACTCGGCTCAGTATATGAGTGGAGGCCACCTCCAGCAGAAATGGGAGGATCCAGCTCAGATGACACAATATGAGCAGGAGATGGTTGGTCGCATGGAGGCTGGCGGTCCCCCAGCCCCTAACTCCTCCTCACAGTACATGGACCAGAACATGCTGGGCCATTCCCAGTCCCAGTGCCACCAGCCCTCCACGCCATCTTATTCCAGCCCCCATCACCAGTCCCACCCGACTAACCCTTCCCCCTCCCCATTAATGTACCCGCAAGGTCACCTGCACTACCCCCAACCTTCCCCGTCACCTTCACCTTACATAGAAAAGTGTAGCCCCATGCCTCATTGTTATAAAGGTTACAACATCCCCCCGAGCTCCCAATATGGCCGACAAATGAGCAGTCACACTAACCTCAAGCAAGGAGCCTACAGGACATCCCAGAGCAGTTATAACTACCAACACTCAAGAGGGTATGAGCAACCGCCCCCGATGCAACCAATGGGTAACTCCCAGGAGTCCCACCCCAAATACCAACACTTCAATCAACCGCAACAGAACTACTGCCTTTCAGAACTGTCCGTCAGGTCCCCAGAACAGTATTATCAAACATGTAGCCCCTCTTCAAGCCACTCTCCTGCACGCTCTGTGGGACGTTCCCCTTCATACAGCTCCACCCCGTCACCATTAATGACCAATCCAGAGTCATTCCAGTACGGACAACCGCCCATGACCCCGGGGGCGGCCTCATCGTCGTCGTCCTCTTCAGCCGGCATGCAAGAACAAGGCGGTTCCGCTGCTATGTTGTTGCCTCCTCGCTCACACCCTTCACCCAGTGTGCCCCACGCCGCCCCGCACAGCTTCACAAGCACCCTCCAGGGACCTAGCATGAAGGAGCGCTTCTCGGAGAAGCTGCTGTCAAATCCCAGTTTGTGGAGCCTGAACGCCCTCACCTCTCAGGTAGAGAACATATCCAACAATGTCCAACAGCTGCTGCTTTCAGAGGCCCTGGTGGCCAACAAGAAAGCCTCTAAGCGAAACAGCGGAGGAAGCAACAGTAGTTCTGGAAGCGCAGCATCGTCCAAAAAGGGCGAGGACTACAAAAGTCCGTATACAGAAAGTGTCGGAGGCCCGATACAGGACCTTTACTCTACTGTGCAGCATCAGACAATGCCTATGGAACTGCACGAGGGAGGCTACTCCAGCAGTAGCGACGAGCAACTGGACAGAGGCTACTACCATAGCAGCCAGGGCAGGAGTCCAGCTCAGCCGCCTAACAACACCCACCTTAATGTGGACACAACCTCTTCCTGTTCCATGACATCTCCAGATGATGTGTCCACCAGGTCTGGAGACTCAGGTTTGCACACCTTTACTCCTGACCCGATTGGATGTCAGTCAGTACAAGGAGGAGATGCTACTCCAGCTAAGAGCGTTGGCGATGAGAGGTCTCCTATAAGTGTTACAATACCCAGTCCTATGAAACATGACAACGATTCATCTTCCGATTTACAGCATATCAATGAGCCCATTAAGGAGAACTTTGAGGAATCTGCTTGGACGGAGAAGTCGGCATACACAGAAACTAAAGACAAGACTATTGATTATGAAAGAGATGACTTAACTAAAACTATAGCGAAAGAAGAGAAATGGTCAGATGATGAAAAATTTCACTACAGCCTAGTAAACAAAGGCGTGGCAGAAAAGGACTTTTGCTATGTGGACACTGCATATGAAGAAGGGGTCCAGAGGAAATATGACCCAGATTCACTTGAGCAGTCCCCGGCCGCGTGCTCTGACTCGAGCCACAATTTTGGCCAAGAGATGAAGGAAGAAGCATACAAATCAGAGTCTTCGGTTGCGTCTGAGAGCTCTCTGAAAGCGTTGCCTTTTATTCCTGCCAGTGACCTTGAACGGGATCAATACGCTGAAAAGGAGGACAGCTCAGACACCCCTCAAATTGAGGCCTTGGAAGAGAAAAAATCCAACAATACAGACAGCAGAGAATTGGTCGAGGCAGAGCAGCGGGAGGCGGAAGCGGATAAACAAGAAGAAGAGTTAGAGGAACGAAAGCAACATCCTCTGTCCCCTCCCCTTTCTGATAAAGTCACACAGGAACCGGAGGAGAACATTAACCAGTCCTTGACTTCTGAGCTCATGAATAATAGACAAGGGTCTGAGAAACCTTCTGGTGACCTTTGCAACAGGACAGAGAATCAAAGGGCTGAGCTCCATAATGACAACGAGCTAGCCGGAGTGCCCGTTCATCCAAACGTGGCAACAGAAGCCCCGGATGCTTCTTCAAGAGAGTCAGGAATCGGTGACACCGCTCCGCAGCCCCAATCCGCTATGCCGGTCTTCTCAGCTCTGAACGATAAGACAACAGCTACTCCGACTCAGTCCAGGGATCACATTGATCACAGTGACGCCAAAGTGCTAGAGCCAGACTCTCCTCAGCTGCCAGGGAAGTCAATACTTCCCTCAGCCCCCTCTTGGGCGGACACACCACCCTCCCCAAAGAAAGGGGATGAGGACATGGAGCCGGGCATCAGCTGCTCTAGTGCTGTCACCCCATTGGCCAAGCCAGAGCCCATGGCCCCATCTGCTCAACCGAGGGCATTTGGACGCAAGCATGCAAGGGGGAGAAGGAgaatgatgcattcaggtgcaGCAATCAGGAGACAGATAAGCTCAGAAcgggaagaagaaaaagaggaagagaCTTTGGCTTTGCAGAAACCTTGCAGGCCTCCGAGCAAAACTATGTTATTCTCAGATCAGACTGACCTCACCGATCAGGAATCGATAGCGAGCCAGACACCCAAAATGCTAACTGAAGCGTTTAGTTCGAGAATGTGCACACGCTCATTCAATGCAACGGACCTGCCGTCTAAAGTGGAGGCTCATTTGAAGAGGAAACCAGGCCCAAAACCTGGCCCCAAACCAGGCTTAAAAAATGCATCTAAACTAGGGCCAAAACCTGGAGGAAAACCAGGCCCTAAACCTGGTCTAAAGCCTGGCTCCAAGCCTGGGCCAAAACCTGGACCTAAACCAGGACCAAAGGCCGTGCCAAGTACACCAGATCCATCAGAGAAAATCGAGACTCTGGGGAAACGAAAACCAGGGCCAAAGCCTGGTTTAAAAATAGGATCAAAACCTGGCCCAAAACCTGGTTCAAAACCGGGACCAAAGCCTGGACTCAAGTCTGCAGATGTTTTGCCACCTGCTGATAACATAACCATTAAGGCCCCCGTTGGTCGTCCTAAAGGTTCCATTTCTAAAGCGAAGCAAGtacaacaggaagaactcagtCAGCATTTCACAGGACCACAAGCCAGGGGCAGGAAGAACATCAAGTCTACAGTATCACAACTAAACCAGGAAGAAAAGACACCAAATTGCATGAAAGcacaagaaaatgaaaataaaaatatgatattgagGTCCAGAAAGCCCTCACAGACAAAAGCGTTGAAAGAGAAGGAGAAAATCATACACAAACAAAGTCTAACAGATCTCACAGAAATTGAAACAGTAGATATTTGTCTGAAAAGAGGGGAGTGTTTAATCGTGGAACAACCTCCAGATACCATCAGAAAGATAGAACCAATTCCATCAGAACATACGCCATTGGTTCTGAGTGAAAATACAGAAGAAACAACTACGCTTCCACTGAAATGTCAATCACCCATGGACACTTCAACCATACCTGTAAAGAAGAAGAGGGGTCCAAAGCCTAAACCAAAACCACTACAACCTCAAACAACACTTGTGGaacacattttttccacatCTCAAGAGGGGGATATTCAGGGCTCCAGAAGAAAGAGAGAACCACTCACAAAAGAGTCGGAGATCCACCACCTCTCCAAACAGATGCCCTCTAATGTCAATGAAACGGATGTTAGTGACGTGGCTGTAGTGCCTCCTCAATGCCCCACTAAAACGAAGGTTCTCCCTCCACGTAAGGGCAGAGGACAGAAATATGAAGCAATGGTGCAGAAAATTACATCGCCTAGCTCCAAGAAATACCTCCAAACTCCTCAGATAGAAATCAATCTCAATGACGAGGCAACAACGAAGGACTTCTCTATGCATGTACTCAAAGACGGGGAGTCTTCTATTCCTGTTAATGGCACAGAAATGAtggaaagtgaaatgaaaaacagaCAAGAGTGTGCAAAACTTGAAGAAGGAGCCCTGAGAAAGGATGTCAAAGAAGAGACTGAGAAGCAGGAAATTAGTCCAGATGCGTCGTTACCAGATGACTTGAGAGACACGGTCGTTGAAGAAGGTGTCGCTAGTGAAAATACAATACAAGACCACCATAAACGGAATATCCGAAGTCCAACAATGGAGGCACAAGTAGACCTCGGCTCTCGAGACGAATGGACCCAACAGGCACAAGCACTTTTATTTACAGATGGATCCAAGTCCTCCAAAAGGAAGCGATGGGCAATGGTGGAAAGTACGGATGCTTCGGTCATCGCTTTGGAAGCAGACAACCTAATAGTCACAACACCGAGACTTGCCAAGCAGAAGGCTATTAAAAACAACCACGAGATGCACTTAAAGCAGAAAAGGAAGCGAAAAGGTTTGGTTGCATCAGAAGAACCAGAAGCAACCAAAGAAATCAAAGTTGAAACCGCAGATGTGACAGCCAATGAGGTGATAGCGTTCTCAGAATCCACGCTGCCTAATAGTTCGGATGATATCAAAGAATTCCCCAACGGTAGCGGTCCACAAGTTGTGCAGAAATCCAGAAGAGGAAGAAAGCCATCGACAAATCCAGCTAAACGGAAAAGGGGAAAATCCTTACCCGATGAGACTTCTGACAAACCAGTGAAAGTCTACAAAAAACCTGGGCCAAAACCCGGAATGAAGGATGCGTTGGAGGTCATTGAGGCGGTGGTTCGGGCTGCTGGGTGTGAACAGGACGAAAAAGAAAAGGGACAATATGAAAATGAAGTAGGAAACTTTAAAACCGAGGACAAAGACTACAGTCTACAGGGTCCTGCGGAGAAAAACAGTGGAGCCAATTCCGTGAAGAGAATCCGAAGCAAACCGATCCCGCAACATCCGATGTATTTCTGTCCTTATGTACGGATCAACAACTCCAGAGACTTTTCCTCTTGGTGTGCCATAGTCAACAAACCCGAGGATGCACAGGTTTTTCAGAGACGAAGAAAAAAGGGGATCCTTCGAATGAGGAATCCTTTCACAGTTGCAAAGGTGGTACCGCACACCGCTGCCATGCTGCAAGGACCCTCGGTCAAACCACATCTTACTGAGAGGCATCTTACATGTTGCCTGTGTGGAAAGCCGTCAAACTACAGAGATCTGGGCGATTTGTGTGGACCGTATTACACAGAAGATGGAATTCCTCGGAAAATATTGACCTCACAACCCTACagggaaatcccagaaaatcgTGACGAAGAGGAACCAACCACTTCCTCACAGACCGACGAGAAAGAAAGCAACACAGAGGTATCACCTCAAGAAGATCGAAACCAAAGGCATCATCACTGGCCTTACAGACGTGTACAGAGAAGAGAACGAACGCATCGGGAAGGTGTTCCTCGAAGGCTAACTCTCAGAGAGAGGTTAAAGAGGATGAAGCAGCTCCAGGTCGGATATTCCAACGACCAAGACAGCTTGTTCCAAAGGCTTCAACAGGAAGCAGAGGCAGGGGAACATTGGGCCCATGAAAACTGTGCAATCTGGACCAAGGGGGTGATTATGGTCGCCGGGCGGTTATACGGACTCAAGGAGGCTGCCAATAACGCCACACAAATG AACTGCGACAAGTGCCAAATTGCGGGAGCATCCCTCAGTTGCTGTTGGAAAAGCTGCTCTCATAAATACCACTACGTCTGCGCCAAAGAGATAG GCTGCACATTCCATGAAGATGACTTCTCCATAAAATGTCCCAAACATGAG GATTTGTAA